From a single Kitasatospora sp. NBC_00458 genomic region:
- a CDS encoding NAD(P)-dependent oxidoreductase, protein MPYTPALVPVAVPAGACADPVTVLGLGAMGTALAGALLDAGRATTVWNRTPAKAGPLVARGAAHAATAEEAVTANELIVACVLDYAALRAVLAGREGALAGRTLVNLTSGSPEEAREFAGWAAAHGLGYLDGAVMITPPGIGGPDAMLLYSGEAGAFARYRDALTVFGDPVDLGRDPGAASLYDVALLGLMWSSLSGWLHGAALVGADGVTATDFTPVANRWLAGAVTGFVSRYAAQVDAGSYPGDDASLDVHRAAMAHLLHAGRARGLDTALPALLADQVDRAIAAGHGADSYARLVEVIGE, encoded by the coding sequence TGCGCCGATCCCGTCACCGTCCTCGGGCTCGGCGCCATGGGCACCGCCCTGGCCGGAGCCCTGCTCGACGCCGGCCGCGCCACCACCGTGTGGAACCGCACCCCCGCCAAGGCCGGGCCGCTCGTCGCCCGCGGCGCCGCCCACGCCGCCACCGCGGAGGAGGCGGTCACGGCGAACGAGCTGATCGTCGCCTGCGTCCTCGACTACGCCGCACTCCGCGCGGTCCTGGCGGGGCGGGAAGGAGCCCTCGCCGGGCGGACCCTGGTCAACCTCACGTCCGGATCGCCCGAGGAGGCCCGCGAGTTCGCGGGATGGGCCGCCGCACACGGACTCGGCTACCTGGACGGGGCCGTCATGATCACCCCGCCCGGCATCGGCGGCCCCGATGCGATGCTGCTCTACAGCGGTGAGGCCGGTGCGTTCGCCCGCTACCGCGACGCCCTCACCGTGTTCGGCGACCCGGTCGACCTCGGCCGGGACCCGGGGGCCGCGAGCCTGTACGACGTGGCGCTGCTCGGCCTGATGTGGTCCTCGCTCAGCGGCTGGCTGCACGGAGCGGCCCTGGTCGGCGCGGACGGGGTGACGGCCACCGACTTCACGCCGGTCGCCAACCGCTGGCTCGCCGGAGCCGTCACCGGATTCGTCTCCCGGTACGCGGCCCAGGTCGACGCCGGGAGCTACCCCGGCGACGACGCCAGCCTCGACGTCCACCGCGCCGCCATGGCCCACCTGCTGCACGCCGGGCGGGCCCGCGGACTCGACACCGCGCTGCCCGCGCTGCTCGCCGACCAGGTCGACCGCGCCATCGCCGCCGGCCACGGGGCCGACAGCTACGCCCGCCTGGTCGAGGTGATCGGCGAGTGA